A genomic segment from Flammeovirga pectinis encodes:
- a CDS encoding GNAT family N-acetyltransferase: MKLVLEKKDRIRMFEEGNKLPYDLLLLADETIDAIDQYIHDSEIYIYERGDETLAVYAYQMFDEESIEIKNIAVSKSNQDEGIGQKMLLDAVEKAKKRGFKYVLIGTSNAAFRQLYIYQKLGFEFYEIKKDYFTEKYHEPIIENGITLNHQLVLRKKLF; this comes from the coding sequence ATGAAATTGGTATTAGAAAAGAAGGACCGCATTCGAATGTTCGAAGAAGGAAATAAACTACCTTATGACTTATTGTTGTTAGCAGATGAAACAATAGATGCTATAGATCAATATATACATGATTCTGAAATTTATATTTACGAAAGAGGAGATGAAACCTTGGCTGTATATGCTTATCAAATGTTTGATGAGGAATCTATTGAAATAAAAAATATAGCCGTTTCCAAGAGCAATCAAGATGAAGGTATTGGTCAGAAAATGTTACTAGATGCCGTTGAAAAAGCAAAGAAAAGAGGTTTTAAGTATGTTTTAATTGGTACCTCAAATGCAGCGTTTAGGCAATTATATATCTATCAAAAATTAGGTTTCGAGTTTTACGAAATTAAAAAGGATTATTTTACTGAGAAGTATCATGAGCCAATTATAGAAAATGGGATTACGTTAAATCATCAGCTTGTTTTAAGAAAGAAATTATTTTAG
- a CDS encoding HNH endonuclease family protein, with product MKRNYNYILEEEKLSLDSYRIFGKYTIYADGYINQELKKQINYAAITGKPFIIHERKSYYLGKIVLTLFRGNSSKKNFLYLDGNPQNNNLNNLMWGLSPVNAQFKERVNELPDRLMNDKTVCYKLPSFPGTYIDRKGRFYTVEKGYRLKLLKSRLLDGIPSASYISIDKKGATMYTHICMLEAFEGIKYGTARITWKDGDKTNATLSNLEVVKTKSENNQSGKKEEDISIV from the coding sequence GAACTACAATTATATCCTAGAAGAGGAGAAATTGTCTTTAGACTCATACCGTATTTTTGGAAAATACACAATCTATGCTGACGGGTATATCAATCAAGAATTGAAGAAACAAATTAACTATGCAGCAATTACAGGTAAGCCTTTCATAATTCATGAAAGAAAAAGTTACTATTTAGGAAAGATAGTTCTTACGCTATTTAGAGGAAATAGCTCAAAGAAAAATTTTCTTTATTTGGATGGAAACCCCCAAAATAATAACCTAAATAATTTAATGTGGGGATTATCTCCAGTGAATGCTCAATTTAAAGAGCGCGTAAACGAACTCCCAGATAGGTTAATGAACGACAAAACTGTTTGTTATAAATTACCTTCTTTTCCGGGTACTTATATAGATAGAAAGGGAAGATTTTATACGGTAGAAAAAGGCTATCGCTTAAAACTTTTAAAATCTAGATTACTAGATGGAATTCCAAGCGCATCGTATATAAGTATAGATAAAAAAGGAGCTACAATGTACACGCATATTTGTATGTTAGAAGCCTTTGAGGGAATTAAATATGGTACTGCTAGAATAACGTGGAAAGATGGTGATAAAACGAATGCAACTCTTTCAAACTTAGAAGTAGTAAAAACTAAATCAGAAAATAACCAAAGCGGAAAAAAAGAAGAAGATATAAGTATAGTATAA